Proteins found in one Terribacillus sp. DMT04 genomic segment:
- a CDS encoding CamS family sex pheromone protein: MKKIAGVLGIGALFLLASCGPVGNGEEEVKQETADGGEKTSVVSSYNYSDEEYKVLLPYEKSKAKGVVNYETSAARGVIINQIANRLDISEVEEGLRNHSKDVFSPDDYYFREGQMLSSDILYSWLSRYAKAQKDDKGKISEEEEAKELGLNPELNEEEASVEDFRNNPKYLSHILEQDYMTEDDNGDIKLGGVSIALAMKSEYQFTTGGKGPYREEISQDEMLSQANEMAKKIVERMREEEGLGQVPIHIAIYREAKKESVVPGNFVAETTVEKGSSSVGDWKKIKEDNVLFPSDEAEENYPDESQYITAFETKVASFFPNYTGMVGRGFYQDGELKKLIIDIPIQFEGNAEVVAFSQYAYGQIMDIFPNYYDLEMNITSNDQTEALITREHDTKEPKVYILN, translated from the coding sequence ATGAAAAAAATAGCAGGTGTTCTTGGTATAGGAGCACTCTTTTTGCTGGCAAGCTGCGGCCCGGTAGGCAACGGTGAAGAAGAAGTGAAGCAGGAAACAGCAGACGGCGGGGAAAAAACGTCGGTTGTTTCCAGCTATAATTATTCAGATGAAGAATACAAAGTGCTGCTTCCGTATGAAAAAAGCAAAGCTAAAGGTGTTGTGAATTACGAAACGAGTGCAGCACGTGGCGTAATCATCAATCAGATTGCCAACCGATTGGATATTAGTGAAGTCGAGGAAGGACTGCGTAATCATTCCAAGGATGTATTTAGTCCGGATGATTATTATTTCCGTGAAGGGCAAATGCTCAGCAGCGACATCCTGTACAGCTGGCTGAGCCGTTATGCAAAAGCACAAAAAGATGATAAAGGAAAAATCTCTGAAGAAGAAGAAGCAAAAGAACTTGGTCTGAATCCGGAGCTGAATGAAGAAGAAGCTTCAGTAGAAGATTTTCGTAATAACCCGAAATATCTATCTCACATTCTCGAGCAGGATTATATGACAGAGGATGACAACGGCGACATTAAGCTAGGCGGAGTTTCCATTGCGCTTGCGATGAAGTCGGAATACCAATTCACAACAGGCGGTAAAGGTCCTTACCGTGAAGAAATTTCACAAGATGAAATGTTATCGCAAGCCAATGAAATGGCAAAGAAAATTGTGGAAAGAATGCGTGAAGAAGAAGGACTTGGACAAGTGCCAATTCATATTGCTATCTACCGTGAAGCCAAGAAAGAATCTGTTGTACCAGGTAACTTCGTTGCAGAAACGACAGTGGAAAAAGGCAGCAGTTCAGTAGGAGATTGGAAGAAGATTAAGGAAGATAATGTTTTATTCCCATCTGATGAGGCGGAAGAAAACTATCCTGATGAGAGCCAATACATTACCGCTTTTGAAACAAAAGTAGCAAGCTTCTTCCCGAACTATACAGGCATGGTCGGCAGAGGTTTTTACCAGGATGGCGAGCTGAAAAAGCTGATAATTGACATACCAATTCAATTTGAAGGAAATGCCGAAGTCGTTGCATTTTCGCAGTATGCATACGGACAGATTATGGATATCTTTCCAAACTATTATGATTTGGAAATGAACATCACATCCAATGATCAAACCGAAGCGCTCATCACAAGAGAACACGATACAAAAGAACCAAAAGTTTATATTCTTAATTAA
- a CDS encoding helix-turn-helix transcriptional regulator, which yields METGTHSSNGLGHKLLRRKKKMFRGVAQMEIGPLIKLHRIKQNMTQEDLAAGIVSESYLSKIENQKTDASPEVISLLCERLGIQLNAENEDMIKEKAEEWYSMLYEVHNADERRQRFEELEVLFKANNSDHEMLFEIQKIRFYLVEGRVEEAKEQIERLDQVQNSFTSLQAFYWNKFVGNYYHMELAEFTKALKLYQEAESIMDKLDLLDDEKADLLYVISILHSKLVNDLSALEYANRALAIFRNSYKFVRCAQCHIILGISYRRLHMLEEAIKQYNLAKHLGDITDSNDVIQLTNHNLGYLHSRAGNSTEAIEFYKTAFNLENVPLNYKLTTVTSLIREYILIKDYVSAETYIVKAEQIMDNFSIGSKLSELEISVFKAVLSQDYALYEDLVTNQLIPYLLDQENKVYTIIYSNMIAAHYEDIKKYKNSAHYYKLASKSYEGLLKI from the coding sequence ATGGAAACAGGAACACATTCCAGCAATGGTCTTGGGCACAAGCTCTTACGCAGAAAGAAAAAAATGTTTCGAGGTGTAGCCCAAATGGAAATAGGCCCTTTAATTAAACTACATAGAATCAAGCAAAATATGACACAAGAAGACCTTGCAGCGGGCATTGTTTCAGAATCCTATCTGTCCAAAATCGAAAACCAAAAAACCGACGCCAGCCCCGAAGTCATCAGCCTCCTCTGTGAACGACTCGGTATCCAGCTGAACGCAGAGAATGAAGATATGATTAAGGAGAAGGCAGAGGAATGGTACAGCATGCTGTACGAGGTACACAACGCCGACGAAAGAAGACAGCGATTCGAGGAACTTGAAGTTCTGTTTAAAGCAAATAATTCCGACCATGAAATGTTGTTCGAGATTCAGAAGATCAGGTTTTATTTGGTGGAAGGCAGAGTTGAGGAAGCAAAGGAACAGATTGAGCGTTTGGATCAAGTTCAAAACTCTTTCACTTCATTACAAGCTTTTTACTGGAACAAGTTTGTTGGTAACTATTATCATATGGAATTGGCTGAATTCACCAAGGCGCTTAAACTCTATCAAGAAGCAGAGTCTATTATGGACAAATTAGATTTATTAGATGATGAGAAGGCAGACCTTTTATATGTAATTAGTATCTTACACAGTAAATTGGTGAATGATCTCAGCGCTTTAGAGTATGCAAACAGAGCATTAGCTATCTTTAGAAATAGTTATAAATTTGTACGTTGTGCACAGTGCCATATAATATTGGGGATTTCTTACAGAAGATTGCATATGCTTGAAGAAGCAATCAAGCAGTACAATTTAGCAAAGCACTTGGGTGATATAACAGATAGTAATGATGTTATACAACTTACAAATCATAATCTAGGATATTTGCATTCTCGAGCGGGGAATTCTACTGAGGCTATTGAATTTTACAAGACAGCTTTTAATCTAGAGAATGTACCATTAAACTATAAACTTACTACCGTAACTTCTCTCATACGGGAATATATTCTTATAAAAGACTATGTGTCGGCTGAAACTTATATAGTTAAAGCAGAGCAAATTATGGATAATTTTTCAATAGGGAGTAAGCTATCAGAGTTGGAAATAAGTGTATTTAAGGCAGTGTTAAGTCAAGATTATGCGCTTTATGAAGACCTGGTTACAAATCAGTTAATACCATATTTGCTGGATCAAGAGAATAAAGTTTATACAATTATTTATTCAAATATGATTGCAGCTCATTATGAGGATATAAAGAAATATAAGAATTCTGCACACTATTATAAATTAGCAAGTAAATCTTATGAAGGCTTGCTAAAAATCTAA
- the gatC gene encoding Asp-tRNA(Asn)/Glu-tRNA(Gln) amidotransferase subunit GatC, protein MSEITKEQVLHVAHLARLAITDEEAEKMTKELDAIIGYAELLNELDTDNVEPTTHVLDLKNVMREDEPRKWIDREDALKNAPDEKNGQFRVPSILD, encoded by the coding sequence ATGTCAGAGATTACGAAAGAACAGGTTTTGCATGTTGCGCATTTGGCGCGTCTTGCCATTACTGATGAAGAAGCAGAGAAAATGACGAAGGAACTCGATGCGATTATTGGGTATGCTGAGCTTTTGAATGAGCTTGATACGGATAACGTGGAGCCTACGACACACGTGCTTGATTTGAAGAACGTTATGCGTGAGGATGAACCGCGTAAATGGATCGACCGGGAGGATGCATTGAAGAATGCACCGGATGAGAAGAATGGCCAGTTCCGTGTGCCGTCGATTTTGGACTAA